From the Pongo pygmaeus isolate AG05252 chromosome X, NHGRI_mPonPyg2-v2.0_pri, whole genome shotgun sequence genome, one window contains:
- the LOC129024546 gene encoding uncharacterized protein AH6.3-like has protein sequence MAKETHTPVKPKENMKQPIISTKKPTPRTKEKKEKKNSSQQKTNKNGKVEKKIIKVKKPLQRNSRKKTQSPPSCSKKPRITMRPTIFVCHHEQNKTQQKNQKSKHKRQQKIKIRRASPEAAGKSKPSQVTISAASKCRAWIRNVQLATATLGNHQSHKGQI, from the exons ATGGCTAAGGAGACCCACACACCAGTGAAGcctaaagaaaatatgaaacaacCAATTATAAGCACGAAAAAGCCAACCCCAAGAAccaaagagaagaaggaaaagaagaactcTTCTCAACAAAAGACCAACAAAAATGGCAAG GTGGAGAAGAAAATCATAAAGGTAAAAAAACCCCTTCAAaggaattcaagaaaaaaaactcaGTCACCTCCTTCCTGCTCCAAAAAGCCTAGGATAACAATGAGACCAACAATATTTGTGTGTCACCACGAGCAGAataagacacaacaaaaaaatcagaagagcAAGCAcaaaagacaacagaaaataaaaatcagaagagCAAGCCCAGAAGCCGCTGGCAAAAGCAAACCATCCCAAGTAACCATCTCTGCTGCCAGTAAATGCAGAGCGTGGATCAGAAACGTACAACTAGCAACAGCAACTCTGGGGAATCACCAATCACATAAAGGCCAAATCTGA